GATAATGGCGCCCACAGGCTCGGCCAGCCCTGAGCCCGTAGCGTACCAGAAGGCTTTCTTGCGGCTTCCCGTGCTGTGGTAGATGGGGAGCGCCACGGCAACCCCTTCGGGGATATTGTGGATAGCGATGGCAATGGCAATGGGGATGGCGATGGATGGGTCCACCATGGCGACCGTGAAGGTGGCAAAACCCTCGGGGAAGTTGTGGATGGCCACGGCCAGGGCCGTGAAAACGCCGGTACGTTTCAGGGCACGGGCTTTCTGGGCTCGCACCTCCTCTTCGCCGCCGATGAATTCCGACTCCTTCTTGAGCTCATGGGGGTTGACATCCTTGGGGATGAAGCTGTCGATGGCGGCGCTGAGAGCTATGCCGGCAAACAGGGCCGCCGTGGCCAGGGCGTAGCCGTAGTCGGCGCTGTAGTGCTCGGTAAAAGCTTCTATGGCTTCAGGAAAGATCTCCACAAAGGAGACGTAGATCATGACGCCGGCGGAAAAGCCCAGCCCCAGGGAGAGTCCGACGGTGCTCGTCGTACGTACGAACAGGGCAATCACCCCGCCGACGGAGGTGGCGAGACCGGCCAGCAGGGTCAGGGAAAAGGCGAAGATGAAATGGGGATGGGTGAGG
This portion of the Desulfurispirillum indicum S5 genome encodes:
- the zupT gene encoding zinc transporter ZupT, with product MEFLTHPHFIFAFSLTLLAGLATSVGGVIALFVRTTSTVGLSLGLGFSAGVMIYVSFVEIFPEAIEAFTEHYSADYGYALATAALFAGIALSAAIDSFIPKDVNPHELKKESEFIGGEEEVRAQKARALKRTGVFTALAVAIHNFPEGFATFTVAMVDPSIAIPIAIAIAIHNIPEGVAVALPIYHSTGSRKKAFWYATGSGLAEPVGAIIGFALLAPFLSEATLGIVFAMVAGIMIYISFDELLPTARLYGTAHSAIIGLMGGMFVMALSLVMFETW